One genomic region from Microcystis panniformis FACHB-1757 encodes:
- a CDS encoding AOC03_06830 family ribosome hibernation factor, whose protein sequence is MITRQELKKLQSLTQIPALSILLPTHRTSPDNKQDPILVKNLVDEAKRRLSEEFSKREIEPLFDRLDNLVAEIDYPYTLDGLALYIGPDIAKLYNLPFSVQARVIIDKTFATRDLVYGLHREQPYWLLLLSQGSTRLISATGETLEEIRDQNFPLEMTGPGATAPLPFDADTSYLDDRIRRFFQQVDNALGEYIDDSSPLIVGGVVRQISFFQEVSQYTSAIVGTLTGNFDKTSLSELIPQVLPIMQSVRQTQKTEALQALDAAVSAQKVISTLGEVWRLAQEGRGKLLLVEKNYHVPAVLSENGELVLVENVGGTEVIDDAVDEIIEAVLAKGGRVALVEEDSLNDYQKIALILRY, encoded by the coding sequence ATGATTACTCGTCAAGAACTTAAGAAACTACAATCCCTAACTCAAATACCCGCCCTTTCCATTCTCTTACCCACCCATCGCACCTCACCGGATAACAAACAAGACCCTATTCTCGTTAAAAATTTGGTCGATGAAGCAAAGCGCCGATTATCGGAAGAATTCTCTAAACGTGAAATCGAACCTTTGTTCGATCGCCTCGATAATCTAGTGGCTGAAATAGATTATCCTTATACTCTAGATGGATTAGCTCTCTACATTGGCCCGGATATTGCCAAGCTTTATAACCTGCCTTTTTCTGTCCAGGCAAGAGTTATCATCGATAAAACCTTTGCTACACGGGATTTAGTTTATGGATTACATCGAGAACAACCCTATTGGCTGTTACTACTAAGTCAGGGTTCTACTCGTTTAATCTCAGCTACAGGAGAAACTCTCGAAGAAATTCGCGATCAGAATTTTCCCTTAGAAATGACCGGACCGGGGGCCACCGCACCACTGCCCTTTGATGCCGATACCAGTTATCTAGACGATAGAATCCGACGATTTTTCCAACAGGTAGATAATGCTCTGGGTGAATACATTGATGATTCTTCCCCTTTGATTGTGGGTGGAGTGGTTCGTCAAATTTCCTTCTTTCAAGAAGTTTCACAGTACACATCAGCAATTGTTGGCACTTTAACTGGCAATTTTGACAAAACCTCACTGTCAGAATTAATTCCACAGGTATTGCCGATTATGCAGTCAGTGCGTCAGACTCAAAAAACTGAAGCTCTGCAAGCTTTGGATGCGGCAGTCAGCGCTCAAAAAGTTATCTCTACCCTGGGAGAAGTGTGGCGTTTAGCGCAGGAAGGTCGAGGAAAATTGTTATTAGTGGAGAAAAATTACCATGTACCCGCAGTTTTAAGCGAAAACGGTGAATTAGTGCTGGTGGAAAACGTCGGTGGTACGGAGGTAATCGATGATGCAGTGGATGAAATTATCGAAGCGGTATTGGCCAAGGGAGGACGTGTAGCTTTAGTCGAGGAGGACTCCTTGAACGATTACCAAAAAATCGCCTTGATTTTACGTTATTAG
- a CDS encoding B12-binding domain-containing radical SAM protein codes for MRALLIYPVFPPTFWSYNKILELVDRKVLLPPLGMVTVAAILPQEWEFKLVDRNIRAVTEAEWDWAEIVILSGMIVQRQDLIEQIHEAKQRGKLVAVGGPYPTSIPHEVAEADFLILDEGEITIPMFVEALAKGETKGVFRTTEKPDVTITPIPRYDLLDFEAYDSMSVQFSRGCPFQCEFCDIIVLYGRKPRTKTPAQLLKELDYLYELGWRRGVFMVDDNFIGNKRNVKLLLKELKVWQEEHQYPFRFNTEASVDLAADPELMAMMVDCYFDAVFLGIETPDEESLQLTKKFQNTRSSLTETVEKIIKAGLRPMAGFIIGFDGEKKGAADRIINFVEEAAIPTALFGMLQALPNTALWTRLEKEGRLRLTGKQDINQSTLMNFVPTRPIEDIATEYIEAFWTLYDPEVFLDRTYRCFLKLGAPKAKPAFKLPRRADLYALGVIIWRQGFKRSTRWKFWQNLFGILRHNPANAEHYITVCAHNEHFLEYRQIVRDEITAQLAEFQRQEALIAEKTAIAA; via the coding sequence ATGCGCGCCTTACTGATTTATCCCGTTTTTCCGCCGACTTTCTGGTCTTATAACAAAATTCTGGAATTAGTTGATCGCAAAGTCTTACTTCCCCCCCTGGGTATGGTGACGGTGGCGGCGATTTTACCGCAGGAATGGGAATTTAAACTGGTTGATCGCAATATTCGGGCGGTGACAGAAGCAGAATGGGACTGGGCCGAAATAGTGATTCTTTCCGGCATGATTGTCCAACGTCAAGATTTAATCGAGCAAATTCACGAAGCCAAGCAACGGGGTAAACTGGTGGCCGTGGGGGGTCCCTATCCCACTTCTATCCCCCATGAAGTTGCTGAGGCCGATTTTCTGATTCTCGATGAGGGAGAAATCACCATCCCGATGTTTGTGGAAGCATTGGCAAAAGGAGAAACCAAGGGTGTTTTCCGCACCACAGAAAAACCCGATGTGACAATTACCCCGATCCCCCGCTACGATCTGCTCGATTTTGAAGCTTATGATTCCATGTCGGTGCAGTTTTCGCGGGGCTGTCCCTTCCAGTGCGAATTTTGCGATATTATCGTTCTCTACGGTCGTAAACCCCGCACCAAAACCCCAGCACAATTATTAAAAGAATTAGATTATCTCTACGAATTAGGTTGGCGCCGGGGCGTGTTCATGGTGGATGATAATTTTATCGGTAACAAGCGCAACGTTAAATTACTCCTCAAAGAATTAAAGGTTTGGCAAGAAGAACACCAGTATCCTTTCCGGTTTAACACGGAAGCGTCGGTGGATTTAGCCGCCGATCCCGAATTAATGGCTATGATGGTCGATTGTTATTTTGATGCGGTCTTTTTAGGTATTGAAACCCCCGACGAAGAAAGTTTACAATTAACCAAAAAATTCCAAAATACCCGTAGTTCTTTAACCGAGACGGTAGAAAAGATTATTAAAGCTGGATTGCGCCCTATGGCGGGATTTATCATCGGTTTTGATGGCGAGAAAAAAGGAGCGGCCGATCGCATCATTAATTTTGTCGAAGAAGCAGCCATTCCCACGGCTCTATTTGGAATGTTACAAGCTTTACCCAATACTGCTCTATGGACTCGCTTGGAAAAAGAAGGACGACTACGATTAACGGGGAAACAGGACATTAACCAAAGTACCCTGATGAATTTCGTTCCCACCCGGCCGATCGAAGATATTGCCACAGAATATATTGAAGCCTTCTGGACATTGTACGATCCGGAGGTATTTCTCGATCGCACCTATCGCTGTTTCCTGAAATTAGGCGCACCTAAAGCTAAACCTGCCTTTAAACTGCCTCGCCGGGCCGATCTCTATGCCCTAGGGGTAATTATCTGGCGACAGGGCTTTAAACGTTCCACTCGCTGGAAATTCTGGCAGAATTTATTCGGTATTTTGCGCCATAATCCCGCCAATGCCGAACACTATATCACTGTCTGCGCCCACAACGAGCATTTCCTGGAATACCGTCAGATTGTCCGGGATGAAATTACGGCACAATTAGCCGAATTCCAACGCCAAGAGGCATTAATAGCGGAAAAAACCGCCATAGCGGCCTAA
- a CDS encoding high light inducible protein, with protein MDKQENKLGFTAFAENWNGRLAMLGFVIGVATEYLTHKGILAQLGLM; from the coding sequence ATGGATAAGCAAGAAAACAAACTCGGCTTCACCGCTTTCGCTGAAAACTGGAATGGTCGTTTAGCCATGCTCGGTTTCGTTATTGGCGTAGCTACGGAATACTTAACCCACAAAGGCATCCTTGCTCAATTGGGCCTAATGTAA
- a CDS encoding Glu/Leu/Phe/Val family dehydrogenase — protein MSKSLFTDASSRLERALKYVSISDDAIERLKYPKASLSISIPVRMDNGTLRIFQGYRVRYDDTRGPGKGGVRYHPNVSIDEVQSLAFWMTFKCALLDLPFGGAKGGITLNPKELSKAELERLSRGYIEGIADFIGPDVDILAPDVYTNEMIMGWMMDQYSIIQRKISPAVVTGKPLTMGGSRGRDTATGTGAFHVIHSLLPKLDKKPANTTVAVQGFGNAGAVVAALLAKAGYQVVAVSDSQGGIYREKGLDIASIRQYKQEHRGITAIYCQDTVCNIVEHEAISNEELLALDVDVLIPAALENQITAENADRVRAKYIFEVANGPTTSEADRILDSKGILVFPDILVNAGGVTVSYFEWVQNRSGLYWQLNEINERLKERMVTEAEKVWSFAQEFDISLRTAAYAHAIDRLGEALDAKGTRDYYQNKTRA, from the coding sequence ATGTCGAAATCACTCTTTACTGATGCCAGCAGTCGCCTAGAACGCGCCCTTAAGTATGTCTCCATTTCCGATGATGCGATCGAGCGGTTAAAATATCCCAAAGCTAGTCTCAGTATCTCCATACCCGTCCGTATGGACAACGGCACTTTAAGAATCTTCCAAGGCTACCGCGTCCGCTACGATGACACCCGCGGCCCCGGCAAAGGAGGGGTGCGCTATCATCCCAACGTCAGCATTGATGAGGTGCAGTCCCTGGCCTTTTGGATGACCTTTAAATGCGCCCTGCTGGATTTGCCCTTTGGTGGGGCTAAGGGCGGTATTACCCTCAATCCGAAAGAATTGTCAAAAGCTGAGTTAGAACGCCTTAGCCGGGGCTATATCGAGGGTATAGCCGACTTTATTGGTCCCGATGTCGATATTCTTGCCCCCGATGTCTATACCAACGAGATGATCATGGGTTGGATGATGGACCAGTACAGCATCATTCAGCGTAAAATTAGTCCGGCGGTGGTGACGGGGAAACCTTTAACCATGGGAGGCAGTCGCGGTCGCGATACGGCGACAGGAACGGGGGCTTTTCATGTTATTCATTCTCTTTTGCCGAAATTAGACAAAAAACCAGCTAATACTACCGTAGCCGTCCAGGGATTCGGTAACGCTGGGGCTGTAGTAGCGGCTCTCCTCGCCAAAGCCGGTTATCAAGTGGTGGCGGTAAGTGATTCCCAGGGCGGCATTTATCGGGAAAAAGGCCTAGATATTGCCAGTATTCGTCAGTATAAACAGGAACATCGCGGGATTACTGCTATTTACTGTCAGGATACCGTCTGTAATATCGTAGAACACGAGGCGATTAGTAATGAAGAATTATTAGCCCTAGATGTGGATGTTTTGATTCCAGCCGCCCTAGAAAACCAAATTACCGCCGAAAATGCCGATCGCGTGCGGGCAAAATATATCTTTGAAGTGGCCAATGGTCCCACTACCTCAGAAGCCGATCGCATTTTAGACTCAAAAGGGATTCTCGTTTTCCCCGATATTCTGGTTAACGCCGGTGGGGTAACGGTGAGTTATTTTGAATGGGTGCAAAATCGCAGCGGTCTTTATTGGCAATTAAACGAGATCAATGAGCGCTTAAAAGAAAGAATGGTGACAGAAGCCGAAAAAGTCTGGTCTTTCGCCCAGGAATTCGATATATCTCTGCGTACCGCCGCCTACGCCCACGCTATTGATCGTCTCGGAGAAGCCCTAGATGCCAAGGGAACCCGCGACTATTATCAAAATAAGACGAGAGCTTAA
- a CDS encoding cation-transporting P-type ATPase, producing the protein MPVQLSLPLYHQLSQPEVIEYLTSDGSTGLSAEEVASRYEKYGPNELRFKPGKPAWLRFLQQFHQPLLYILLLAGTIKAFLGSWTNASVIWGVTLINAIIGYVQEAKAEGAIASLAKAVTTEATVLREGQTLRIPSRDLVPGDIVLLVSGDKVPADLRLLKVRNLQVDESALTGESLPGSKAIEPLPGDTPLAERTNMAYAGSFVTFGQGKGIVVSTANATEVGQISQSMESRVSLSTPLTRKFAQFSRTLLYTILTLATLTFTIGLGRGKSWIDMFEAAVALAVSAIPEGLPAVVTITLAIGVNRMARRHAIIRKLPAVEALGSATVICSDKTGTLTENQMTVQSIYTEGQYYAVSGGGYSPKGEISLITDGNPGSPFADELPPALGDCLVAGLLCNDSQLKQTGEDWSVVGDPTEGALIAAAAKAGLSQLGLLSLTPRLDAIPFESEYQYMATLHDGIPRLIYVKGSVESLMRRCSQMIDRYGQMTALNAEQIEQAVETMAEQGLRVLAFAKKAAATHQHSIDHEDIETGLVFLGLQGMIDPPRPEAIAAVHACQTAGIRVKMITGDHLVTARAIAERMGIKTATQVLAFEGKQLAQMDNHQLARAVVDGSVFARVAPTQKLQLVEVLQSQGEIVAMTGDGVNDAPALKQADIGIAMGKGGTEVARESADMLLTDDNFASIKAAVEEGRTVYQNLRKAISFLLPVNGGESMTILISTLLARDLPILSLQVLWLNMINSVTMTVPLAFEAKSDRIMQSPPRNPNEPLITKKLLRRILAVSLFNWILIFGMFEWAKSTTGDIAVARTMAIQSLVAARVIYLLSISQLGMSLVDYLRRQSTSITNAPILILGIVAAVALQILFSQWGVMNSLFATATLTGHQWLICLLPMPLMVLWAIFANVIDPPHCHGK; encoded by the coding sequence ATGCCAGTTCAATTATCGTTGCCGTTGTATCATCAACTTTCTCAACCAGAGGTGATTGAATACTTGACCAGCGATGGGTCAACGGGCTTATCAGCAGAAGAAGTGGCCAGTCGCTACGAAAAATATGGCCCGAATGAACTGCGATTTAAGCCGGGGAAACCAGCTTGGTTGAGATTTTTGCAGCAATTTCATCAGCCGCTACTCTATATTCTCTTGCTTGCGGGTACTATTAAGGCATTTTTAGGGTCTTGGACGAATGCCTCGGTGATTTGGGGAGTTACCCTGATCAATGCCATTATTGGCTATGTGCAGGAAGCTAAGGCGGAAGGTGCGATCGCTTCCTTGGCCAAAGCCGTAACCACAGAAGCGACGGTGTTGCGAGAGGGACAAACCCTGCGGATTCCATCTCGGGATTTGGTGCCGGGAGATATCGTTTTATTGGTATCGGGGGATAAAGTACCAGCGGACTTGAGGCTGCTGAAAGTCCGCAATTTGCAGGTGGATGAGTCTGCCTTGACTGGGGAATCCTTGCCCGGGTCAAAAGCGATCGAACCCTTACCCGGGGATACGCCCCTAGCAGAAAGGACAAACATGGCCTACGCAGGGAGTTTCGTTACCTTTGGACAGGGCAAAGGGATTGTTGTCTCTACGGCCAATGCCACCGAAGTGGGGCAGATTTCCCAGTCGATGGAAAGCCGAGTCAGCCTTAGCACACCCCTGACCCGTAAATTTGCCCAATTTAGCCGCACCCTACTCTACACAATTTTGACCCTAGCAACCTTGACCTTTACCATCGGGTTAGGACGGGGGAAATCTTGGATCGATATGTTTGAAGCTGCCGTTGCCCTGGCAGTGAGTGCGATTCCAGAAGGGCTGCCGGCAGTGGTAACGATTACCTTGGCCATTGGAGTCAACCGCATGGCCCGTCGTCATGCGATTATTCGTAAACTGCCCGCAGTGGAAGCATTGGGGAGTGCGACCGTCATTTGTTCCGACAAAACCGGAACCCTAACGGAAAATCAAATGACTGTACAGTCCATTTATACCGAGGGGCAATATTACGCCGTTAGTGGTGGTGGCTATAGTCCCAAGGGCGAAATTAGTCTGATTACCGATGGCAACCCTGGCAGCCCATTTGCGGACGAATTGCCCCCGGCCCTAGGGGATTGTCTGGTAGCTGGTTTGCTTTGTAATGACTCCCAGCTAAAACAAACGGGAGAAGATTGGTCAGTGGTGGGGGATCCTACGGAAGGGGCGCTGATTGCGGCCGCTGCCAAAGCAGGTCTCAGTCAATTGGGGCTATTGTCTTTAACCCCACGATTGGATGCAATTCCCTTTGAATCTGAGTACCAATACATGGCAACCTTGCATGATGGCATACCTCGTCTGATCTATGTTAAGGGATCGGTTGAGTCGCTGATGCGTCGTTGTTCCCAGATGATCGATCGCTATGGTCAGATGACTGCGCTGAACGCCGAACAGATCGAGCAAGCGGTAGAAACGATGGCAGAGCAGGGTTTACGGGTGCTTGCCTTCGCCAAAAAAGCAGCGGCGACCCATCAGCATTCTATCGACCATGAGGATATCGAAACAGGCTTGGTGTTTCTAGGATTACAGGGCATGATTGACCCGCCTCGTCCAGAGGCGATCGCTGCCGTTCATGCCTGTCAAACTGCCGGAATTCGGGTCAAGATGATTACTGGTGATCATCTTGTCACGGCGCGGGCGATCGCGGAACGGATGGGCATTAAAACGGCAACACAAGTCTTAGCATTTGAGGGAAAACAATTAGCGCAAATGGATAATCATCAACTGGCCCGAGCGGTGGTCGATGGATCGGTATTTGCCAGGGTTGCCCCTACCCAAAAACTGCAACTGGTGGAAGTACTCCAGTCTCAAGGAGAAATCGTGGCGATGACGGGCGATGGTGTTAATGATGCGCCGGCTCTCAAGCAGGCGGATATCGGCATTGCCATGGGGAAAGGAGGAACGGAAGTCGCCAGGGAATCTGCTGATATGCTCCTCACTGATGATAACTTTGCCTCGATCAAGGCCGCTGTCGAAGAAGGACGCACCGTTTATCAAAATTTACGCAAGGCAATCTCCTTTCTCTTACCTGTCAATGGTGGCGAATCGATGACCATTCTGATCAGTACTTTACTGGCACGAGATTTACCCATCCTCTCCCTACAAGTACTCTGGTTGAACATGATCAACTCGGTCACGATGACTGTTCCCCTGGCCTTTGAAGCAAAATCCGACCGCATTATGCAGTCACCACCACGCAATCCCAATGAACCTTTGATCACCAAAAAACTATTGCGCCGAATTTTGGCTGTTTCATTGTTTAACTGGATTCTAATTTTTGGTATGTTTGAGTGGGCTAAATCGACCACAGGAGATATTGCCGTTGCCCGCACAATGGCAATTCAATCCCTTGTGGCAGCACGGGTTATCTATCTGCTCAGTATCAGCCAATTAGGGATGAGCCTAGTGGACTACCTGCGTCGTCAGTCAACGTCGATTACTAATGCACCGATCCTAATTTTGGGGATTGTGGCTGCTGTTGCCCTACAAATTTTGTTTAGTCAATGGGGGGTGATGAACAGTCTGTTTGCAACGGCGACCCTAACCGGTCATCAATGGCTAATCTGTTTGTTGCCGATGCCGCTCATGGTACTTTGGGCAATTTTTGCCAATGTTATCGATCCTCCTCATTGTCACGGGAAATAA
- the pyrC gene encoding dihydroorotase, with product MRRLTITRPDDWHLHLRDGAAMKAVLPHTVRQFARAIIMPNLKPPVRSVADAASYRDRILAAVPEGQQFEPLMTLYLTDNTSPEEIMAAKASQFVKAVKYYPAGATTNSDLGVTDLRRCDCVFAAMEQLDMPLLLHGEVTDGDIDVFDREKVFIEKHLIPLITRFPKLRVVFEHITTADAVKFVLSANNNVAATITPQHLLFSRNILFTGGIRPHFYCLPILKREDHRLALLQAATSGNPKFFLGTDSAPHSRYSKESSCGCAGCYSALHALELYAEAFESVDAIEQLEGFASFHGPDFYQLPRNTEQITLNKTPWRIPDELPFPESGLVPLRAGEEITWQLGE from the coding sequence ATGCGAAGACTCACAATCACTCGACCCGACGACTGGCACCTTCATCTCCGCGATGGTGCGGCAATGAAAGCGGTTCTCCCCCATACGGTGCGTCAGTTTGCCCGTGCCATTATCATGCCGAATTTAAAGCCCCCAGTGCGCTCGGTGGCTGATGCTGCCTCCTATCGCGATCGCATTCTGGCAGCAGTTCCAGAGGGTCAACAGTTCGAGCCATTGATGACCCTCTATCTCACCGATAATACCAGTCCCGAAGAAATCATGGCGGCGAAAGCCTCCCAGTTTGTCAAAGCGGTGAAATACTACCCGGCCGGTGCCACAACTAATTCCGACTTGGGGGTGACGGACCTTCGTAGGTGCGATTGCGTTTTTGCGGCCATGGAGCAGCTGGATATGCCGCTACTACTGCACGGAGAAGTTACCGATGGTGATATTGATGTGTTCGATCGAGAAAAAGTGTTCATTGAGAAGCACTTAATCCCACTGATAACAAGATTTCCGAAACTGCGGGTCGTCTTTGAACACATTACCACTGCCGATGCGGTCAAGTTTGTTCTATCTGCTAACAACAATGTCGCCGCCACAATTACGCCCCAACATTTATTATTTAGCCGAAACATTCTCTTTACCGGTGGCATTCGTCCCCATTTTTATTGCCTGCCGATTTTGAAACGAGAGGATCATCGTTTGGCGCTTTTGCAAGCGGCCACATCGGGCAACCCCAAGTTTTTTCTAGGGACCGATAGTGCGCCCCATTCTCGCTACAGCAAAGAAAGTTCCTGTGGCTGCGCGGGTTGTTATTCAGCCCTGCACGCTCTAGAGTTGTACGCAGAAGCTTTTGAGAGTGTCGATGCAATTGAGCAACTGGAAGGGTTTGCCAGCTTTCACGGTCCAGATTTTTATCAACTCCCCCGAAATACCGAACAAATCACATTAAACAAAACCCCTTGGCGCATTCCCGATGAATTGCCATTTCCCGAATCCGGACTGGTGCCGTTACGAGCGGGTGAAGAGATAACCTGGCAATTAGGGGAATAA
- the ndk gene encoding nucleoside-diphosphate kinase, with protein sequence MERTFLMIKPDGVQRNLVGEIIQRFETKGFTLVGLKMMQVSRELAEKHYAVHKERPFFPSLVDFITSSPVVAMVWQGDGVIASARKIIGATNPLNAEPGTIRGDFGISFGRNLIHGSDGPCTATDEVSLWFSDAELADWTPAITSWVVE encoded by the coding sequence ATGGAACGCACTTTCTTAATGATTAAACCCGACGGTGTGCAGCGCAATCTGGTGGGGGAAATTATTCAACGCTTTGAAACTAAAGGTTTTACGCTGGTTGGGTTGAAAATGATGCAGGTTTCTAGGGAATTAGCGGAAAAACACTACGCTGTTCATAAAGAACGACCCTTTTTCCCTTCTTTGGTCGATTTTATTACCTCCTCCCCCGTGGTGGCTATGGTTTGGCAAGGAGACGGAGTAATTGCCTCCGCTAGAAAAATTATTGGTGCCACTAATCCCCTCAATGCTGAACCGGGTACGATTCGCGGTGATTTTGGCATTAGTTTTGGACGCAATCTTATCCATGGGTCCGATGGTCCATGTACCGCCACAGATGAAGTTAGTCTCTGGTTTAGCGATGCAGAATTGGCTGATTGGACTCCCGCCATCACTTCCTGGGTGGTAGAGTAA
- a CDS encoding DICT sensory domain-containing protein gives MTVESSLQQLKRASSGRLPSSYGVYFKNTLVALCHALEDHILQTSSPDSTNKPLVLVTFQQGKWYLQEAERYLDIARSSRHIAIAAVADSGFSEHKTGSLENVSLVNLDNSDSLVNEWNLIILSPDYASMVLCHELSPEEYRSDSQPQIDTERKFYGLWTFDRDLVEKAASILIERLHPYNPSLAADLSRQQQEISQNINPIPTDLTGVVSRIVTYLQTSQQQLVTVSRQARELSDLEGQASRLNKNLAANKLQAFLRMAQKVDERDIDNPLASLQVAALAEMLGQLLDLPTLRLRRLRLAGLLYRIGLAEAPIEVFRQRASQLEGANALFWRDRSVLGAQLLATMPELAPIQQIIYHEFEYWDGSGVPNGLKGEEISLESRILGLSAYFQELTQPRGDRLALDLGESLERCQNYSGIRFDPALVEKLTSVIRLCEMGWMQLPDRPSQVPAVWLESV, from the coding sequence ATGACCGTAGAATCCAGCTTACAACAGTTAAAAAGAGCTTCATCGGGACGATTACCCAGCAGTTACGGGGTCTATTTTAAGAATACCCTTGTGGCTCTCTGTCATGCTCTTGAAGATCATATCTTGCAAACTAGCAGCCCAGACAGTACAAATAAACCACTGGTTTTAGTCACCTTTCAACAGGGAAAATGGTATTTACAGGAAGCTGAGCGCTATTTAGATATTGCTCGCTCTTCTCGTCATATTGCGATCGCCGCCGTGGCCGATAGTGGTTTTTCTGAGCATAAAACTGGCAGTTTAGAGAATGTTTCCCTAGTAAACTTAGATAATAGCGATAGTTTGGTTAATGAGTGGAATTTAATCATTCTTTCCCCCGATTACGCCTCCATGGTACTCTGTCATGAGTTATCCCCAGAAGAATACCGGTCCGATAGTCAACCCCAAATAGACACGGAGCGAAAATTCTACGGTTTATGGACATTCGATCGCGATTTAGTTGAAAAAGCCGCTAGTATCTTAATTGAGCGTCTGCATCCCTATAATCCCAGTCTAGCGGCCGATTTAAGCAGACAACAGCAGGAAATTAGTCAAAATATTAATCCCATTCCCACGGATTTAACCGGAGTAGTCTCTCGCATTGTCACCTATCTGCAAACCAGTCAACAGCAGTTAGTCACCGTCAGCAGACAAGCGCGAGAATTAAGCGACTTAGAAGGACAAGCATCCCGTTTAAATAAAAATTTAGCCGCTAATAAACTGCAAGCTTTTCTAAGAATGGCTCAAAAAGTCGATGAAAGAGATATTGATAATCCCCTCGCTTCCCTACAGGTGGCTGCTTTAGCGGAAATGTTGGGACAATTGCTCGATTTACCCACCCTGAGATTACGACGCTTACGATTAGCTGGTTTATTATACCGCATCGGTCTAGCGGAGGCTCCGATCGAAGTTTTTAGACAGCGTGCCAGTCAGTTAGAGGGAGCAAATGCGTTATTTTGGCGGGATAGATCGGTATTAGGCGCACAATTACTCGCCACTATGCCCGAATTAGCTCCAATTCAACAGATTATTTACCATGAGTTTGAATACTGGGATGGTAGCGGCGTTCCCAACGGCCTAAAAGGGGAAGAAATCAGCCTAGAGTCGCGAATTTTGGGATTATCAGCCTATTTTCAGGAATTAACTCAACCGCGAGGCGATCGACTAGCTCTAGATTTAGGAGAGTCCCTAGAACGTTGTCAAAATTATAGCGGGATTCGTTTCGATCCCGCTTTGGTAGAAAAATTAACTTCGGTAATTCGTCTGTGCGAAATGGGATGGATGCAATTACCCGATCGCCCTAGTCAAGTCCCCGCCGTCTGGTTAGAATCAGTTTAG
- the hpnH gene encoding adenosyl-hopene transferase HpnH: MAVQLQQALVVASYILKQRLAGKKRFPLVLMLEPLFRCNLACTGCGKIQHPPEILRNHLTPAECFAAVEECGVPVVSIPGGEPLLHPQIDEIVKGLVDRKKFVYLCTNALLLEKSLDKFTPSPYLTFSVHLDGLKAHHDRCVDREGVFDKAVQGIKAAKARGFRVATNTTVFEGTEPQEMQEFFDFLATLGIDGMMISPGYSYEWAPDQDSFLKREQTRALFREILSPWKSGQKKWNFNHNPLFLDFLIGEQDYECTPWGSPSYSLLGWQKPCYLLNEGHYKSFRELLEETNWDNYGRASGNSQCADCMVHCGYEPTAAMAAFKPANMGRAMQSLIGV, from the coding sequence ATGGCTGTCCAACTACAACAAGCTTTAGTGGTTGCTTCCTATATCTTGAAACAGCGTCTAGCAGGAAAAAAGCGTTTTCCCTTAGTTTTAATGCTAGAACCCCTATTTCGCTGTAATTTAGCCTGTACTGGCTGCGGTAAGATTCAACATCCCCCAGAAATTCTCCGTAATCATCTCACCCCGGCAGAATGTTTCGCAGCGGTGGAAGAATGTGGGGTTCCCGTGGTTTCCATTCCCGGGGGCGAGCCGCTTTTACACCCACAAATCGATGAAATTGTCAAGGGGTTAGTGGACAGAAAAAAATTCGTCTATCTGTGTACCAATGCTCTGTTATTGGAAAAAAGCCTGGATAAATTTACTCCTTCACCCTATCTTACCTTTAGTGTCCATCTGGACGGTTTAAAAGCACATCACGATCGCTGTGTGGATCGAGAGGGAGTATTCGATAAGGCAGTACAAGGGATTAAAGCGGCGAAAGCGAGAGGTTTTCGGGTTGCTACTAATACCACGGTTTTTGAAGGCACAGAACCGCAAGAAATGCAGGAATTTTTCGATTTTCTCGCTACTTTGGGCATCGATGGTATGATGATTTCCCCCGGTTATAGTTATGAGTGGGCCCCGGATCAAGATAGTTTCTTAAAACGGGAGCAAACCAGAGCTTTATTCCGAGAAATTCTCTCACCCTGGAAATCAGGTCAGAAAAAGTGGAATTTTAACCATAATCCTCTCTTTCTCGATTTTCTCATCGGTGAACAGGACTATGAATGCACTCCTTGGGGTAGTCCTAGTTATAGTCTTTTAGGATGGCAAAAACCCTGTTATCTGCTCAACGAAGGACATTACAAAAGCTTTCGGGAACTTTTAGAAGAAACCAATTGGGATAACTACGGTCGGGCCAGTGGCAATTCTCAATGTGCCGATTGTATGGTACATTGCGGCTATGAACCGACCGCGGCCATGGCAGCTTTTAAACCGGCTAATATGGGACGTGCCATGCAGAGTTTAATCGGAGTCTAA